A window from Hymenobacter volaticus encodes these proteins:
- a CDS encoding cellulase family glycosylhydrolase — MSKLIVSGVNVRQVLSMLLLLCCSWNPMVSGVAAQSLSMLRADGPTILDANNRPVVLRGINVGGWLLQESYILETDSLNSQWRIQQAMLRTMPEAAVEDFYRQYRANYITKADIDFIAKQGFNCVRLPFHYDLFLTAQQRRARTKALQNPKNVEGYVQALSTWYDQNQLFTDPKALDGFRIIDDVLNWCAANKLYVILDLHAAPGGQGADRNISDCLVPLDLWKRRDAKGRLIYQDLTVRLWEKLSARYKADARVAMYDLINEPNGMTTANGLTGNNSELNVLYSRLIDAVRKQGDQHLLMLEGNGYGNEYTNLSPDKLQSKDKRNLVYNAHRYWCPNDSQTGDPNPLQINLIHNLVAFRDQWKVPVWVGETGENSNEWFSAAVQELNARNIGWCHWTLKRVAGPTSLLRVPAYGSILTAEGRTALLRNSLFSNCTINKDVIAALTQPTVAQPFTTHTLPGTIQAADYDLGRNGTAYFDEYAARTDFTKHTPHNQGRAYRNDGVDIEAITDAASNGFAVGHTTAGEWLNYTVTIPKAGTFAVQARLVNTTKEPTKLSLKLDSKEVVTTITAASSDTWQTVSGGTVTLPAGKHILQLYVEQPGAVISWLQFTVPGKAAQGGQ, encoded by the coding sequence ATGAGTAAGCTGATAGTTTCCGGCGTGAACGTACGGCAGGTTTTGAGCATGCTGTTGCTTTTGTGTTGCAGTTGGAACCCAATGGTTTCTGGTGTGGCGGCCCAATCACTGAGCATGCTACGCGCCGATGGCCCAACCATTTTGGACGCTAACAACCGCCCAGTAGTATTGCGTGGAATAAACGTTGGCGGTTGGCTTCTGCAAGAAAGCTACATCCTTGAAACCGACTCGCTTAACTCGCAATGGCGCATACAACAAGCTATGCTGCGCACCATGCCAGAAGCGGCCGTAGAGGACTTTTACCGCCAGTACCGAGCTAACTATATCACGAAGGCAGACATTGATTTCATTGCCAAGCAAGGCTTCAACTGCGTGCGCCTACCGTTTCATTACGACTTATTCTTGACAGCTCAGCAGCGCCGAGCCCGCACCAAGGCCTTGCAAAACCCTAAGAACGTGGAAGGCTACGTGCAAGCTCTTAGCACGTGGTACGACCAAAATCAGCTATTCACTGACCCGAAAGCCCTCGACGGTTTCCGCATCATCGATGATGTACTGAATTGGTGCGCAGCCAACAAGCTCTACGTCATCTTGGATTTACACGCCGCGCCTGGAGGTCAAGGTGCCGACCGCAACATCAGCGACTGTCTGGTACCACTAGACCTTTGGAAGCGCCGCGACGCTAAAGGTCGCCTGATTTATCAGGACCTGACCGTGCGTCTGTGGGAGAAACTATCGGCCCGCTACAAAGCCGATGCGCGCGTGGCCATGTACGACCTCATTAATGAGCCCAATGGCATGACCACTGCCAACGGCCTCACTGGCAACAATTCAGAGCTGAACGTGCTCTATAGCCGACTCATAGATGCCGTACGAAAACAAGGTGACCAGCACCTGTTAATGCTGGAAGGCAACGGATACGGCAACGAGTACACCAACCTTTCGCCCGACAAGCTACAGAGCAAAGACAAACGTAACCTGGTGTACAATGCGCATCGCTACTGGTGCCCAAACGACTCGCAAACCGGCGACCCAAATCCACTACAGATCAATCTTATTCATAACCTAGTTGCCTTCCGCGACCAATGGAAAGTGCCCGTGTGGGTGGGCGAAACGGGCGAAAATTCCAACGAATGGTTTTCGGCGGCCGTGCAGGAACTGAATGCCCGTAACATTGGGTGGTGCCACTGGACCCTAAAACGCGTAGCGGGCCCGACTAGCTTATTGCGCGTGCCCGCTTACGGCAGCATACTCACGGCAGAGGGCCGCACGGCCTTGCTGCGCAACAGTTTATTTAGCAACTGTACCATTAATAAAGATGTCATAGCAGCCCTCACGCAGCCGACTGTGGCGCAACCGTTCACTACGCATACGCTACCCGGCACCATTCAGGCTGCGGATTATGACTTGGGCCGCAACGGCACTGCGTACTTCGATGAATATGCGGCCCGCACCGATTTCACCAAGCATACTCCACACAACCAAGGTCGCGCCTACCGCAACGACGGGGTAGATATCGAAGCAATTACGGATGCGGCTTCCAATGGCTTTGCCGTGGGCCATACCACTGCTGGCGAATGGCTTAACTACACCGTAACTATTCCTAAAGCAGGCACTTTTGCTGTACAAGCACGTCTCGTAAATACGACAAAGGAACCGACAAAACTTTCTTTAAAGCTAGATAGTAAGGAAGTTGTAACGACCATTACCGCGGCTTCAAGCGACACGTGGCAAACTGTGTCGGGTGGAACGGTGACTTTACCCGCCGGAAAGCACATCCTGCAACTGTATGTGGAGCAGCCGGGAGCCGTAATCAGTTGGCTTCAGTTTACGGTGCCGGGCAAAGCCGCCCAAGGAGGCCAATAG
- a CDS encoding 7TM diverse intracellular signaling domain-containing protein yields MPCPINSPKLCSLTYVWRWLWLSAIVLLPATSSIGAPFLGPEQPLQVEATRAELFIEPYNYSVLEDSTGRLTLHDVQLAKHATRFVLGSRTATNMEHPGSTYWLRLNVLAIGPQPQHWYLELFDSHLNNIIFYPDASSERGEVHTGADWPFTSRPYSYKNYLMRLPLSSNQVQTYYLRLQSGSKTSFLSRLRTEQGITEHFQTEYGLLGGFYGILLIMVVYNFCLFFFTGEQTYLRYVGYVLSCSLVFLSEDGLGFQYLWPKYPWLNKVVEVGSPPLLLLTFGYYARQFLDTAQRLPQYDRWLRTVILLTVVVLMLDALWWKSDIGIWLYTLPYGMLFYAALRVWQRGFQPARFILLSHSLVAVSVLFLLLRKLGINTFTNTYTVYSMNAAFVLEVVVLSYALGSKIKTIQESTLRAQHRLVKQLRKKQHVQEQLVEQLRQNEELKDQLNSELEKLVAQRTQELQQQGETIAAQNRELLQANGLLALQSAAIEKLNTDLQLDLQKAQTARVLSQEVDFGEFSQIYPDKDACLTYLADLKWAHGYHCRKCGHDNYCEGREPHSRRCTRCRYVESATAYTLLQKCKFSIVKAFYAVFLLHTHKGNYSAQELSRVLDLRRATCWSFSQKVGDAIRRQVAEHPEDESWTRLLLDDSGNESDESSDETATLATGTSH; encoded by the coding sequence ATGCCCTGCCCTATCAATTCCCCCAAACTTTGCAGCCTGACTTATGTCTGGCGCTGGCTGTGGCTTTCGGCCATAGTTCTTCTTCCTGCCACCTCTAGCATTGGTGCGCCCTTCCTTGGTCCCGAGCAGCCTCTGCAAGTAGAGGCCACCCGCGCTGAGCTCTTCATTGAGCCTTATAACTATAGTGTATTAGAAGATTCCACTGGGCGTCTAACACTGCACGATGTCCAGTTGGCCAAGCATGCAACGCGCTTCGTCCTTGGGTCCCGCACTGCTACCAATATGGAGCATCCGGGTTCAACCTATTGGCTGCGCCTTAATGTATTAGCTATCGGCCCGCAGCCGCAGCACTGGTACCTGGAACTGTTCGACTCTCACCTCAACAACATCATTTTCTACCCCGATGCTAGCAGTGAGCGGGGTGAGGTGCATACCGGCGCCGATTGGCCGTTCACGTCGAGACCGTATAGCTACAAAAACTACTTGATGCGTCTGCCGCTCAGCTCAAACCAAGTGCAGACGTACTACTTACGGCTTCAGTCTGGTAGTAAGACTAGTTTTTTGTCCCGATTACGCACCGAGCAGGGTATTACCGAGCACTTCCAGACCGAATATGGGTTGTTGGGTGGCTTCTATGGCATCCTGCTGATTATGGTGGTGTACAACTTCTGCCTGTTCTTTTTCACTGGCGAGCAAACGTATTTGCGCTACGTGGGATACGTGCTGAGTTGCAGCCTCGTGTTTTTGTCAGAAGACGGATTAGGATTTCAGTATTTGTGGCCTAAGTATCCGTGGCTCAACAAAGTGGTGGAGGTAGGTTCGCCGCCACTGCTGCTGCTGACATTCGGCTATTATGCGCGCCAGTTTTTGGACACGGCGCAGCGCCTGCCGCAGTATGACCGTTGGTTGCGGACTGTAATTTTGCTTACCGTAGTGGTATTGATGCTTGATGCTCTGTGGTGGAAATCAGACATAGGTATTTGGTTATACACATTGCCGTACGGTATGCTGTTTTACGCGGCCCTGCGAGTATGGCAACGTGGGTTCCAGCCGGCACGCTTCATTCTGCTTTCTCACTCCTTAGTAGCCGTTAGCGTGCTATTTCTGCTATTGCGGAAGCTCGGAATCAATACGTTCACAAATACCTACACGGTGTATAGCATGAATGCGGCCTTCGTGCTGGAAGTGGTGGTACTTTCCTATGCGTTAGGCAGCAAAATCAAAACGATTCAGGAATCAACGTTGCGGGCGCAACACCGTTTGGTGAAGCAGTTGCGCAAAAAACAACACGTGCAGGAACAACTTGTCGAACAGCTTCGCCAGAACGAGGAGTTGAAAGATCAGTTGAACTCCGAGTTGGAAAAATTGGTGGCGCAGCGCACGCAGGAGCTGCAGCAGCAAGGCGAAACTATTGCGGCCCAAAATCGGGAACTGTTGCAAGCCAATGGGCTGCTAGCACTGCAGTCAGCGGCCATCGAAAAGCTGAATACTGATTTGCAGTTGGATTTGCAAAAGGCCCAAACAGCCAGGGTACTTTCGCAGGAAGTGGACTTCGGCGAGTTCAGTCAGATCTACCCCGACAAGGATGCCTGCTTGACCTACCTTGCTGACTTGAAATGGGCGCACGGCTACCACTGCCGCAAGTGTGGCCACGACAACTACTGCGAAGGACGAGAGCCTCATTCGCGCCGTTGTACCCGCTGCCGTTACGTGGAATCGGCTACTGCTTACACACTGTTGCAGAAGTGTAAGTTCTCTATCGTCAAGGCATTTTATGCGGTGTTTTTGTTGCATACGCACAAAGGCAACTATTCAGCTCAAGAGCTTTCACGGGTACTGGATTTGCGCCGGGCTACGTGTTGGAGCTTCAGCCAGAAGGTAGGTGATGCTATTCGCCGGCAGGTTGCTGAACATCCAGAAGATGAAAGCTGGACCCGTTTGCTACTAGATGACTCCGGCAACGAAAGCGATGAGAGCAGCGACGAAACAGCCACCTTGGCAACCGGAACTTCACACTAG
- a CDS encoding phospho-sugar mutase: protein MALTSAVLQKIDTWLNGNYDTATKDEIRQLQSQNQEDFLSDAFYRDLEFGTGGLRGVMGAGSNRMNRYTLGMATQGLCNYLLQQFAGQEIKVAVAHDSRNNSKEFARIAADIFSANGITVYLFEALRPTPELSFTIRELGCQSGCVVTASHNPKEYNGFKVYWNDGAQVVAPHDKNIIREVEAIHSVDEVKFQADESKVHLIGADIDAKYLAKVKELSINPAAIQRQHDLKIVYTPIHGTGITLVPQALAQLGFTNVHIVEQQATPDGNFPTVLSPNPEEKVAMQMALDQAKELDADIILATDPDADRVGMAVKNTAGEWVLVNGNQTAALLTYYLLSARKQAGKMTDKDFIVYTIVTSEVLGDIANSYGVKSYQTLTGFKYIAGLIRELEGKETYIGGGEESYGFMIGDFVRDKDAISACAMVAEMAAVAKDNGRTLYEEMTQMYATYGLYRENLISLTKKGQRGAEEIQEMMRDLRANPPATIAGSEVVELRDYQTGQIRDLRTGQEKPTGLEASNVLQFITADGSKISARPSGTEPKIKFYFSMKAPLSAAADFEKVEQQLNERITAIIEDLQLK, encoded by the coding sequence ATGGCTCTGACCTCCGCAGTTCTACAAAAAATAGATACTTGGCTCAACGGTAATTACGACACCGCTACCAAAGACGAAATTCGTCAGCTACAGTCCCAAAATCAGGAAGACTTCTTGTCTGATGCCTTTTACCGCGACTTGGAGTTCGGTACGGGCGGACTGCGCGGCGTGATGGGTGCCGGCTCCAACCGCATGAACCGCTACACGCTAGGCATGGCTACTCAGGGTCTGTGCAACTATTTGCTACAGCAGTTCGCCGGCCAGGAAATCAAGGTGGCCGTAGCTCACGATTCGCGTAATAACAGCAAGGAATTCGCGCGCATTGCAGCCGATATTTTCTCGGCCAATGGCATTACGGTTTATCTATTTGAGGCTTTGCGCCCCACGCCAGAACTGTCGTTTACTATTCGGGAACTTGGCTGCCAGAGCGGTTGCGTCGTTACGGCATCACACAACCCCAAGGAGTACAACGGCTTCAAAGTATACTGGAATGATGGCGCTCAAGTGGTAGCGCCCCATGACAAAAACATTATCCGGGAAGTGGAGGCCATCCACTCCGTAGATGAAGTGAAGTTCCAAGCCGACGAGTCGAAAGTGCACCTCATTGGGGCCGATATCGACGCCAAGTACTTGGCTAAGGTTAAAGAGCTAAGCATCAATCCGGCAGCTATCCAGCGCCAGCACGATCTTAAAATTGTGTACACGCCCATCCACGGAACGGGCATTACGCTGGTACCGCAGGCATTGGCTCAGTTGGGCTTTACCAACGTACACATTGTAGAACAGCAAGCCACACCAGACGGCAATTTCCCAACGGTTCTTTCGCCTAACCCCGAGGAGAAAGTAGCCATGCAAATGGCCCTCGACCAAGCCAAGGAGTTGGATGCCGACATCATCTTGGCCACCGACCCTGATGCTGACCGGGTGGGTATGGCCGTGAAAAACACGGCTGGCGAATGGGTGCTCGTAAACGGCAACCAAACCGCTGCCTTACTGACCTATTATCTGCTCTCGGCCCGCAAGCAAGCCGGCAAGATGACCGACAAAGACTTCATCGTCTACACCATCGTAACCAGTGAAGTGCTCGGCGACATTGCCAATTCGTACGGCGTAAAGTCCTACCAAACCCTGACAGGCTTTAAATACATTGCGGGCCTGATTCGCGAGTTGGAAGGCAAAGAAACCTATATCGGTGGTGGCGAGGAAAGCTATGGCTTCATGATCGGGGATTTCGTGCGCGATAAGGATGCTATATCCGCTTGTGCTATGGTAGCCGAAATGGCGGCCGTAGCCAAGGACAATGGTCGCACCCTCTACGAGGAAATGACCCAGATGTACGCCACCTATGGCTTGTACCGCGAAAACCTGATTTCGCTCACTAAGAAAGGCCAGCGCGGTGCCGAAGAAATTCAGGAGATGATGCGTGACCTGCGGGCCAATCCACCGGCCACTATTGCCGGCTCAGAAGTAGTGGAGCTGCGCGACTACCAAACTGGCCAAATTCGAGACCTGCGTACTGGCCAAGAGAAGCCTACGGGCCTCGAAGCCAGCAATGTGCTGCAATTCATCACCGCCGACGGCAGCAAAATCTCGGCCCGTCCGTCCGGTACCGAGCCAAAAATCAAGTTCTACTTCAGCATGAAGGCACCGTTGTCTGCCGCCGCCGATTTCGAGAAGGTGGAGCAGCAACTCAACGAACGAATCACGGCCATTATCGAGGATCTGCAGCTGAAATAA